The following nucleotide sequence is from Aneurinibacillus soli.
TCTTTACTGTTGTTGCTCTTGTTATGGTGTCCTCGTTTTTAGTTGCCCGTTATGCGGAAATCTCTCACTACAATTACGAGACAATTTCATTGAAGGGCGATATCAAAAAGCTGAACGAACAGAACGCCGAAATGAGTGCAAAAATTGATGAATTGAGCAAGCCGGAACGCATTCGTACGATTGCCGAAAAAATGGGGCTTACCCGGCAGGATGATACGGTACGTGTGTTTAACGGTGGCAAGGCGGCGAATTAGGAGGATAGGCGCACATGAAGATTCAGGATAAAATCAAATGGCGCACATACTTATTAGGAGGGCTGTTTACGGTCCTCCTTTTTGTGATTATCGGGCGAATGTTCTGGCTGCAAAACATAGGAAGCGCAGAACTTCTGGTAAAAGCGCGGAAGACATGGGAGAAAAGCAATGTGATTAACCCGAAGCGCGGTGAGATCATTGATCGCAATGGTCAGCAGCTTGCATACACGGGTAAAGCGTATACCGTTATCGCCCGGATCGCGCCATATGAAAATGACAAAAAAAACAAAGACTATGTACAGGATAAGCAAGAAACAGCAGCTAAACTAGCACCGATCCTGGGGATGACATCCTCAGATATTCTGTCCAAGTTGGATAAAAAGGCGGAACAGGTGGAGCTTCGTCCGGGTGGATGGAAGATTCCGAAAGAAAAAGCCGACCAGATCAAGGCACTGAAGTTGCCCGGCATCTCGCTGTATGAAGAAACGCGGCGCTACTACCCGTACGGAGTGTTTGCTTCGAGTGTGCTCGGGTATACGAATCTCGATGGTCAGGCACAGATGGGAATCGAGCTGTCTCAAGATGAGCAGCTGCGTGGTGAGAAAGGTAGCTTTACGTTCAAGAAAGATGGTAGAGGCAATCAGCTGCCAGACGGGCTTGAATCGTACAAACCAGCTATTGATGGCAACCAGATTACCTTAACGCTTGATCACAGCATTCAATCGTACATAGAGGATGCACTAAACCAGGCAGCATCTCAGTACAAAATGAAAGGGATCGCTGCGATTGTAGCGGATCCAAATACCGGGGAGATTCTTGGGATGGGCAGCCGACCATCCTTTAATCCGAACGCACCCGTTGGCATCGAAAATTACCGTAATCTGATGGTTGGAACAAACTTCGAACCGGGCTCCACGTTTAAGATTGCGACACTCGCTGCAGCGATTGAAGAAGGAGTATTCAATCCAAATGAGCTGTACATGTCTGGTACGTATAACAAGATCAAAGGCAGCAAAGAAATTCGCGATCATAATGGCGGACAGGGCTGGGGCATGATTTCTTTTAAAGAAGGGGTCAAGCATTCTAGTAACGTAGCTTTTGTTATTTTGGGATATGAACGACTTAAGCAGGAGAGGTTATTTAACTACTTGCAAAAATTTGGATTTGGAGAAAAAACCGGAATTGATCTGCCGGGTGAAGAACGCGGGCTTTTTAATGTAAATCGCCACTATTATGCCCGTGATATTGCGTCCATCTCATTCGGACAAGGGGTCGGCGTAACGGCCATTCAACAGGTAGCCGCTGTGGGAGCGGTTGCTAATGGTGGCAAACTGATGAAGCCGTATGTCATTAAAGAAATTCGTGATTCGAAAACAGGTGCCATTGTTGTCCAGAAAAAGCCGCAGATGGTGCGTCGTGTTGTATCAGAAAACACAGCCAGCCAGGTGCGTGACCTGCTAGATGCGGTCGTAAATGAAAAAAACGGAACAGGACAGCCGTTCGCTCTTCCGGGCTATCATGTAGCCGGGAAAACCGGTACTGCGCAGGTGTCGCGTAACGGCCGCTATGTACCGGGTAAATACATTAATTCATTCATCGGCTTTGCTCCGAAGGATAATCCGAAGCTTTTGATTTATGTACTTGTAGACGAACCGGACATCGAAACTCCATCTGCAGGCGGTAAAATCATTGCCGCTCCTGTATTCAAATCGATTATGGAACGCAGCTTGCAGTATATGAAATTGTCACCGGATAAGACAGCGCCTGTTGTGACGGTGCAAGATGAAACAGCAATCATGCCGCAGCTTGTCGGTACGTCGGTTAGTCAAGGAAAGGGAGTGGCGACACAGGCCGGGCTAAAAGTGGAAATGCTCGGAAACGGTGCTAAAGTTGTGGCACAGTATCCGGAAGCTTCCGCTGAGCTAACAAAAGGTTCAATCGTATACGCGCTAACAACCAAGACAGGTGTCAGTCTGCCCAATCTAACCGGGAAAACGCTGCGTGACGTAATGGAGATCGGTACTTTACTGAATCTGAATGTGACCGGTGTAACGGGTGAAGGATACGTCACATCGCAGAGCATTCCACCGGGAACGGTCGTGAAGCCGGGAGATAAGCTCGCTGTGACCCTGACGCCAAAATCATCCGTGCCTCCTGTTGTGCCGGAGACAGAGAAAAAAGCAGGTGCAAAAGACAAGTCAACTGCGAACTAAAGGAAAGCCTGTTCTATCTCTTTCCTTCATCGAATAGGGTTATGGTGAGACCGTAGACTGCTCCCGGACTGCCGGGACTATTCGTGAGGAGGAGAAAGCGTTGCGTGTATCTGGAGTAACGGTTCGCCGCCGTATATTCATTTCACTTGTGATCGGGTTCTTCTTATTTTTGCTGCTCATTACACGCCTTGGGTATGTGCAGATCTGGAAGGGAAACTGGCTGATGGGAGAAGCGCAAAATTTGTGGAGCCGGGATATTCCGTTTGAAGCGAAGCGAGGACGAATTCTCGACCGCAATGGTGAGGTGTTGGCGTATAACATTAGTGTCCCTTCTTTGATGGCGATTCCGGTTCAGATTAAGGATAAAGAAGGAACGGCGCGAAAGCTTGCGCCGCTCTTAAAACAGGATGAAAAAGTCATTCTAAAGGCGATCAGCAAGCGTACGTCTATGAACCGCATTCCAGGAGGACGGCGTATTGAGCCGGAAGTAGCCAAGCAGGTGCAGGCACTTAATCTCCCGGGCATTCATGTGACGGAAGATAGCCAGCGCTATTATCCGCATGGTAAGCTAGCTGCTCATATTCTCGGCTTTACCGGGGTAGACAATCAGGGGCTGACTGGAATTGAGCGGGTATACAACAAGCAGCTGAGTGGAGAGGATGGGAGTATTTCTTATTATTCAAACGTGAAAGGCGAGCCGATGCCAGGGCAGTCCGACACGTTTACTCCGCCAAAAGACGGACAGGATTTATATTTAACGATTGATGCTAACATCCAGGCGATTATTGAGCGGGAGCTGGATCAGGCGATGACCGTATACCAGCCGGATGATGCCATTGCCATTGCGTTTTCTCCGAAAACAGGAGAAGTGCTTGGGATGGCCAGCCGACCGGACTTCGATCCGGGCAATTACAAGCAGTATCCGGTTGAAACATACAACCGCAATCTGCCGATCTGGAAGACATACGAGCCAGGTTCCACATTCAAAATCATCACACTGGCGTCAGCACTTGAAGATAAAAAAGTGAATCTTGATAAAGATACGTTCAACGATCCGGGTTCGATCAAAGTAGCGGGTGCGACACTGCGCTGCTGGAAGCGGGGCGGGCATGGGCATCAAACATTCCTTGAGGGAGTCGAGAATTCCTGCAACCCGGGGTTCGTTCTGCTTGGCCAGCGCTTGGGCAAGGAGCGTTTATTCCACTACATCAAAGAGTTCGGATTTGGAAAACGGACGGGCATTGACCTGCTCGGAGAGGAGAATGGGGTACTTTTCTCGCTGAACCGTGTTGGCCCGGTGGAGCTTGCGACGACAGCATTCGGGCAAGGGGTATCGGTGACACCGATTCAGCAGGTACAGGCGGTAGGAGCAGCTGTTAATGGCGGTAAGCTCATGAAGCCGTATCTCGCCAAAGAGTGGCATGATCCGAGGACAGGAAAGCCGCTGTCTGTGAACGCTCCTAAGATGGTCCGCCAGGTTATCTCCCCGGAAACATCAGCGGAAGTGCGGCGTGCATTAGAAAGCGTAGTAGCGAACGGAACGGGTCGCAATGCTTATATTGATGGCTATCGGGTCGGAGGCAAGACCGGTACAGCGCAGATTGTCGAGAACGGTGTATACTCCAAAAGCAAACATATCGTATCGTTCATCGGGTTTGCTCCGGCGGATGATCCGCAAATTGTTGTGTACACCGCGATTAACAATCCGAAGGGAATTCAGTTCGGCGGTGTAGTTGCTGCACCAATCGTGCGTAACATTATGGATTCGACATTACGCTATATGAAAGTGCCACCGCGCACGAACCAGATGGAGAAAAAATATCAGTACCCCGACAAAAAAATTATCGAGGTACCGAATCTTATCGGGATGAAACGCGATGAGATCAAACAGGCGTACTATGGATTTCCGCTTGATATCGCAGGCGGTGGTCAGAGTGTTTCCTATCAGTCACCGCAGCCGGGTGCACGTTTGGAAGAGGGTGCAACAATTCGTGTGTATCTGGGTGACAAATAGAACAAAGACCATTAAAATAGATGCGGGTATGAATTCATCAAGGAAAGCGGAACACTCGCTGAACAAGAAAGAAGGAGAAAGAACATGCAGGCAGACGACCTACTGGCCGCGCTCACATTGTGGCGCTCGGCAGGGGAAGTATCCATGGAGATTACAGGGATTGAAATTGATTCACGCCGGGTGAAGCCGGGAGACTTGTTCGTATGTCTTCCGGGTTTTACTGTGGACGGACATGATTTTGCAGCGAAAGCGGTGGCGAATGGAGCGGTAGCGGTACTCGCACAGCGTCCGCTTGCTGTTTCGGTTCCGGTTATATACGTGCCGGACACGAAGCGGGCGCTTGCGGTGCTCGCTGATCGTTTTTACGGGCAACCGTCTCATGCGCTGCGCGTGATCGGCGTCACCGGAACGAACGGTAAAACGACGACGACGAGTTTGATTGAGCGTATTCTGACAGAAGCGGGACATCGGTGTGGTCTAATCGGCACAATTGAGATGCGGCTTGGCGACGACGTGCGTGAAGTGAAAAACACGACGCCAGAAGTGCTTGAGCTGCACCGGGCATTCCGCTGGATGAAAGACGGAGGTGCGGACTATGCGGCGATTGAAGTATCGTCTCATGCACTTGACATGGGGCGGGTGCGCGGTGTGCGGTTCGTTACGGGTGTCTTCACGAACTTGACACAGGATCACCTCGATTATCATAAAACAATGGAGAACTATCAGCAGGCGAAAGGACTGCTTTTCTCCCAACTGGGCAATGAATATGGAGACGGACAGATGAAGCATGCCGTGCTGAATGTAGATGATCCGGCAAGTGCTGAATTTGCCCGTATGACACCCGCTCAGGTTATTACATACGGCATTCACAGTGAGGCAGACGTACGGGCACGTGATATTCATATTACCGCACATGGCACAAAGCTTGTTGTGGATACATGGAAAGGCAGTCTCGATTTGACGCTGAAGCTTATCGGGAATTTTAATGTGTATAACGTGCTTGCTGCAACTGCTGCCTGCCTCGTAGAAGGAATTACGCTTGCGCAGTTGAAGGCGACGCTTGAACGTGTGGAAGGCGTGCGCGGACGGTTTGAGCCAGTTGTGGCAGGTCAGCCGTTTTCCGTTATTGTCGATTATGCGCATACACCGGATAGTCTGGAGAATGTGCTCAAAACGATTCGTGGATTTGCGGAAGGCCATATTTATTGTCTTGTCGGATGTGGCGGTGATCGTGACCGAACGAAGCGGCCAATTATGGCACGCATTGCAGCACAATATGCCGATATGGTCGTGATTACATCGGATAATCCGCGCTCAGAAGACCCGAAACAAATTATCGACGATATGATTGCTGGACTGGATGAAGCAGGAGTACGTGAAGAAACGTACATGACCATCATGGATCGTCGGGATGCCATTCGTGAGGCGATCAAGCGTGCACAGCCAGGGGATGTGGTGCTGATCGCGGGCAAAGGACATGAAACCTATCAGATTATTGGCGATCAAACGATTCATTTCGATGATAAAGAAGAGGCCTATCAAGCCATACTAGATAAAGAAAAATAGGATGAGGAGAAAAAGAAAGGAGGATGCGGAATGTTTGTACCTGTTTTATTTTTTTCCATTGCCGCAGCTTTTCTCATAGCCGTTTTACTTGCTCCGCTCTTCATCCCTGTACTTAGACGATTGAAGTTCGGCCAAACAATTCGGGAAGAAGGTCCAAAGGGGCACCAGAAAAAGGCGGGAACGCCAACGATGGGCGGCATTATTATTTTGCTAGCTCTTGCTTTTACCGTTCTGAAATTTTCTAATTGGTCTGTAGAGATTATGTTGCTTCTGCTGATTACACTCGGCTACGGGCTGATTGGTTTTCTGGATGATTTCATTAAGATTGTCCTCAAACGTAATCTAGGATTAACAGCGAAGCAGAAACTGTTCGGTCAGTTCGCGATTGGCGCGGTATTTTATTATGTATTAACCCAGACTGGCTATGACACATCGGTGTCTGTTCCTGGAACAGGTATTAAAGTAGAGCTTGGCTGGATGTACTTGCCGCTTGTACTCATTATGACAATCGGAACATCTAATGCAGTGAATTTAACAGACGGTCTGGATGGCTTGCTGGCAGGCACGAGTGCGATTGCGTTTGGCGCATACGCGATTATCGCCTGGATGAGCAGCCAGATGAACATCGCTATTTTCTCGGCGGCTGTTGTCGGTGCGGTGCTTGGATTCCTCGTCTTTAACGCGAATCCGGCTAAAGTGTTCATGGGGGATACTGGATCACTCGCACTCGGCGGGGCACTTGCTGGGGTAGCGATTCTAACGAAAACAGAAATTTTACTGATCGTCATTGGTGGTGTCTTCGTTATGGAGGCGCTGTCCGTTATTATTCAAGTTTTTTCATTTAAAACGCGCAAAAAACGGGTGTTCCGCATGAGTCCGCTTCATCATCATTATGAACTGGGTGGCTGGTCAGAGTGGCGGGTCGTAACGGTATTCTGGTTTGTTGGACTTATTTGCGCCAGCCTGGGCGTATACATTGGGGTGTGGAGCTAATGGGTATGGAGAGAGGCAAGCAACAGTATGAGGGAAAACAAATCGTGGTGCTCGGCATGGCGAAAAGCGGTGCGGCAGCAGCACGGGTGCTAGCTGAATGCGGTGCGACTGTAACGCTGAATGACCGCAAGCCGGAAGCGGAATGCGAGGGTGTGGCAGAGTTACGTGCAGCGGGCATTACCGTAATCTGCGGTGGACATCCTGATGATCTCATTCATGCAGGGATTGATCTTGTTGTAAAAAATCCAGGGATTCCGTACGAGGCGCCGCCGGTACAGGCTGCGCTTGCTGCTAACATTCCGGTTGTAACTGAGGTGGAGATTGCGTACCAGCTATCGGATGCGCCGATTATTGGCATTACTGGCTCGAACGGTAAAACAACAACGACAACGCTCATCGGTGAAATTCTTGATGCGGCGGGTCTGTCCCCTGTTGTCGCAGGGAATATAGGCACACCCCTTAGTGAGCAGGCGGCACATATCACATCAGAACAGAAACTCGTGGCTGAGTTAAGTAGCTTCCAGCTCAAAGGCACAAAGACGTTCCGTCCCGAGATTGGCTGCCTGTTGAATGTGTACGATGCACACCTCGACTATCATAAAACGAAAGACGATTACATACAGAGCAAGCAGAAGCTGTTCAATAATCAGGATGCGTCTACTATTGCGGTGCTGAATTATGATAATTCGTTCTGCCGTGAGATGGCAGATCGGATTGAGTCGACTGTTCTCTGGTTTAGCTCGGTGGAAGAAGTAACACAGGGGTGCTTCGTTCGGGATGGCATGGTTGTATTCAAACGTCCGATCGATGGGCCAATTGCAGCTCGATTTGTGGATGCTCCGGCAGAAGAAGAGATCATTCGCCTGGATGAAATTGCGCTTCCAGGTGCACATAATCTGGAGAACGTGCTGGCGGCTGTATGCGCTGCGCGTGCGGCAGGTGCACCTGTAGAGGCGCTGCGCCATGTTCTTAGCACATTCTCCGGTGTGGAGCACCGTCTTGAGTTTGTAGCCGAGATTGACGGAGTCAAATATTATAACGATTCGAAGGCGACGAATCCGGAAGCGGCTAGCCGGGCATTGACGTCGTTTGCAGCACCTATCGTCTGGATCGGCGGTGGACTGGATCGAGGCATTGACTTCAAGGAGCTGGTGCCGCTCTTGCGCCAGCATGTGAAAGCGGCAATCGTATACGGCCAGACCGCCGAAAAATTATTGGATCGGGCAGAAGATGCAGGGATTATTCGGGCGGAGCGCGTCGATACTGTTACGGACGCGGTTAATGAGGCCCGCCGTATCGCACAACCGGGAGACATTGTCCTGCTTTCGCCAGCGTGCGCGAGTTGGGACATGTACAAATCGTTTGAAGAGCGGGGGGTCTTGTTTAAGCAGTCTGTGCATAAGCTTAAAACAAGCCCGTAACCGCTGTTCGCTCTAAATCTTTCCTTTAAAATCAGGAGGTAGAACGGACAGGCATGGTAGGGCAAAATCCTGTGCTGGTTAAGAGGTGTTTTGCATGACCAAGGCCCGTTCAACTCCTGATTTTATTATTATTGTTGTGACGTTTGTTCTGCTTGCTGTCGGTGTTATTATGGTGTACAGCTCCAGTGCTGTCGTGGCGGCCCAGAAGGGGGACGCGTTCTTTTTCACGAAGCGGCAGCTTATTTTTGCCATACTTGGTGTTGTTTCCATGTTTGTTACGATGAATGTGGATTACTGGGTGTGGAAAAAATGGGCCAAACCGGGGCTGTTCTTTTGTTTTTTTCTGCTTGTGATTGTCCTAATTATTGGCCGGGAAGTAAATGGTGCTAAGTCCTGGCTTGGTTTTGGTGCATTTGGGATTCAGCCAGCGGAGTTTACGAAGCTAGGCATGGCTACGTTTCTCGCAAAATGGTTGTCAGATAATCAGAAAGACATTGGCTCTTTCACCAAAGGGCTGATACCGACATTAGGGATTGTATGTGTGGCGTTTGGTTTGATTATGCTCCAGCCCGATCTGGGAACAGGAACGGTACTTCTTGGCACGTCTGTTCTGATGATTTTCATAGCGGGCGCCCGCTTGCAACATCTGTTTGGTCTCGCTTTTCTCGGCTTGATCGGATTTGCAGCACTGATTGCGGTTGCCCCGTACCGGATGAAGCGGATTACCGCCTTTATTGATCCGTGGCAGGACCCGCTTGGCGCAGGGTATCAGCTGATTCAGTCATTGTATGCGATTGGTCCAGGTGGCCTGATGGGGCTTGGCCTTGGAATGAGTCGGCAAAAGTTTTTGTATTTGCCGGAGCCGTATAATGATTTTATTTTTTCCATCCTTTCCGAAGAACTTGGATTTATCGGTGGAACTACGGTTCTGCTTTTGTTCCTTTTACTTTTGTGGCGGGGGATGCGGGTTGCAGTGACGGCACCGGATTTATTCGGCAGTCTGCTGGCTTGCGGTATTATCGGGATGGTTGCCATTCAGGTTGTCATCAATGTCGGGGTTGTTACAGGGCTCTTTCCGGTAACGGGAATTACCCTCCCGTTTTTAAGTTATGGAGGCTCCTCGCTTACACTGATGCTGACCGGGATCGGTGTCTTGCTGAACATTTCACGCTATTCGCGTGCGTAATGGAGTAAATTTACGAAGAGAGAAACCGGGTAAAGAGGAGAGGTTTTATGAACATCGTCATTAGTGGAGGAGGGACGGGAGGCCACATCTACCCGGCCCTCGCTCTCATTCAGGAAATAAAACAGCACGAGCCGGATTCACGTGTGCTCTACATTGGCACCGAGCGTGGGCTTGAAGCGAATCTTGTTCCAAAAGAAGGTGTTCCGTTTGAATCGGTGTACATTACCGGATTTAAACGGAGCCTTTCGTTTGAGAACGTAAAAACCATTCTGCGTTTCTTTAAAGCGACGAGTCGGGCGAAGAAACTGATTCGAGATTTTAAGCCAGATGTGGTAGTCGGTACAGGTGGATATGTATGTGGTCCTGTTGTATACGCAGGTCATTCACTCGGCATCCCGACACTGATTCACGAGCAGAATGTCATTCCAGGACTGACTAACAAATTCTTGTCTCGCTATACAGAACGTGTGGCTGTTACATTTGAAGGGTCTGCGCCGCATTTTCCAGCAGAGAAAACGGTTATTACCGGCAATCCGCGTGCTAGTGAAGTGGTCCGAGCAAACGGTGAGGCGGGGCTTGCTTCGCTTGGCGTTCCTGCGGGCAAAAAGTATGTGCTCATTGTCGGGGGAAGCCGGGGGGCTAAAGCGATTAATGATGCCGTGATTCAACTTGTTCCGCATCTCCGTGAACATGTCGACTATCATATTGTATATGTAACAGGAGAGGTGCATTACGAACAGACCGTAAAGGCAATTGGGGATGTGCCGCCGAATATGACGATTCGCCCGTTTATTTATAACATGCCGGAAGTGCTAGCGGGGGTTGATCTAATCGTAAACCGTGCCGGAGCGTCGTTCCTTGCAGAGATTACAGCTCTCGGCCTGCCATCGATTCTCATTCCATCACCGTATGTAACGAACAATCATCAAGAGAAAAATGGACGCTGGCTGGAAGAGCAAGGAGCAGCCTGTGTCATTTTGGAATCCGAACTGAGTGGCAAAACGTTGATGGAGTCGATTGATAGCATTCTGAAAGACGAGAGTCGCGCCCGAACTATGAGCGTAGCGTCACGCTCGCTCGGCCAGCCGGATGCGGCTGTGCTTGTATACAATGAATTAAAAGCAATTATGAAGGCGCCGAAGTAACACAGTAGGCGCGGTAGGCATACAGTATTCTAGGCGCGTGGCCAACGGGCAAACGCGCATTACGCAGCAAGGAGGAGAGGTTCGATCAATGCAGAAGTTGATGGGAGAGCTTATAGAAGCTAATGTCGGAGCCGTACTTATGAATGAGCCGCTAGCCAATCACACCACATGGAAGATTGGCGGGCCGGCAGATCTACTAATTGAACCGACCGATAGAGAGGCGCTTGCACGCAGTATGAAACTCGTATATAAGCATGGTGTTCCATGGCGCGTACTTGGAAGAGGTTCCAATCTGCTTGTACGGGACGGGGGAATCCGCGGAGCTGTTTTTAAACTGGCTGACGGGTTTGAACACCTTACCTTTAACGGAGAAGAAGTAGAGGTGGGAGCCGGCTACTCTTTCATTCGCTTAGCGGTAATGGCGGGGAAAGAGGGGCTGACCGGGCTTGAATTCGCTGGCGGCATTCCCGGTACTGTAGGCGGCGCTGTCTATATGAATGCGGGTGCGCATGGCTCGGATGTGTCACGTATTTTGCAAGTTGCTGACGTGCTGCTTGAGAACGGGGAGCAGGTACGCTGGACGAAAGAAGAACTGGGCTTTGGTTATCGCAAATCAACCCTGCAGACACAACAGGCGATCGTAACAGGTGCTGTGTTCAGGCTGGCCCATGGTGACCGGAAGACAATCGCTGGGCAGATGGCGTCCTACAAAGATCGCCGTCGCCAGACACAGCCGCTCTCGATGCCATGTGCGGGCAGTGTATTCCGCAATCCGCCGGGAGATCATGCGGGGCGTCTAATTGAGAGTGCAGGACTAAAAGGCATGACTGTTGGAGGGGCCCAGATTTCGGAGAAGCATGCCAACTTTATCGTCAACATCGGCAACGCGAAAGCGCAGGACGTCCTTGACCTGATGCAACAGGCAAAAACGATTGTAGCAGAGCGCACAGGGATTGAGCTTGTGCCAGAAGTGCTTGTTATCGGCGAGGCGTAAACGGAGGTGAAATCTTGGAAGCATTCGTAATTGAGGGAGGAGTTCCGCTTACGGGAGAATTGCGCATTCAGGGCGCAAAAAATGCGGCGTTGCCGATTTTGGCCGCCACAGTGCTCACCGGTGGCTCATATACCATTTACGATGTTCCTCATCTCTCAGACATTGAAGTAATGCTCAAAATATTGACTGAACTCGGTGCGGTCTGCCGCCATGAGGCGACGACTGTACATGTAGATACAACAGGACTTACATCATTTGCTGTACCAGAAGAGTTGATGGGGCAGATGCGGTCTTCGATTTTTCTGATGGGGCCGCTCATCGCACGCTTTGGGGAAGTGATTTTGTCACATCCAGGGGGATGCGCGATCGGCGAGAGAAGAATCAACCTGCATTTGAAAGGACTAGAAGCGCTCGGCGCTACGATTACGAATCATGATGGATTCATTCGCTGTTCAGCTAAACAACTACGTGGTGGTATGATTTTTCTGGATTATCCGAGTGTAGGCGCAACGGAAAATATCATGATGGCTGCTGTGCTAGCAAAAGGGG
It contains:
- a CDS encoding UDP-N-acetylmuramoyl-L-alanyl-D-glutamate--2,6-diaminopimelate ligase, producing MQADDLLAALTLWRSAGEVSMEITGIEIDSRRVKPGDLFVCLPGFTVDGHDFAAKAVANGAVAVLAQRPLAVSVPVIYVPDTKRALAVLADRFYGQPSHALRVIGVTGTNGKTTTTSLIERILTEAGHRCGLIGTIEMRLGDDVREVKNTTPEVLELHRAFRWMKDGGADYAAIEVSSHALDMGRVRGVRFVTGVFTNLTQDHLDYHKTMENYQQAKGLLFSQLGNEYGDGQMKHAVLNVDDPASAEFARMTPAQVITYGIHSEADVRARDIHITAHGTKLVVDTWKGSLDLTLKLIGNFNVYNVLAATAACLVEGITLAQLKATLERVEGVRGRFEPVVAGQPFSVIVDYAHTPDSLENVLKTIRGFAEGHIYCLVGCGGDRDRTKRPIMARIAAQYADMVVITSDNPRSEDPKQIIDDMIAGLDEAGVREETYMTIMDRRDAIREAIKRAQPGDVVLIAGKGHETYQIIGDQTIHFDDKEEAYQAILDKEK
- a CDS encoding stage V sporulation protein D — its product is MRVSGVTVRRRIFISLVIGFFLFLLLITRLGYVQIWKGNWLMGEAQNLWSRDIPFEAKRGRILDRNGEVLAYNISVPSLMAIPVQIKDKEGTARKLAPLLKQDEKVILKAISKRTSMNRIPGGRRIEPEVAKQVQALNLPGIHVTEDSQRYYPHGKLAAHILGFTGVDNQGLTGIERVYNKQLSGEDGSISYYSNVKGEPMPGQSDTFTPPKDGQDLYLTIDANIQAIIERELDQAMTVYQPDDAIAIAFSPKTGEVLGMASRPDFDPGNYKQYPVETYNRNLPIWKTYEPGSTFKIITLASALEDKKVNLDKDTFNDPGSIKVAGATLRCWKRGGHGHQTFLEGVENSCNPGFVLLGQRLGKERLFHYIKEFGFGKRTGIDLLGEENGVLFSLNRVGPVELATTAFGQGVSVTPIQQVQAVGAAVNGGKLMKPYLAKEWHDPRTGKPLSVNAPKMVRQVISPETSAEVRRALESVVANGTGRNAYIDGYRVGGKTGTAQIVENGVYSKSKHIVSFIGFAPADDPQIVVYTAINNPKGIQFGGVVAAPIVRNIMDSTLRYMKVPPRTNQMEKKYQYPDKKIIEVPNLIGMKRDEIKQAYYGFPLDIAGGGQSVSYQSPQPGARLEEGATIRVYLGDK
- the spoVE gene encoding stage V sporulation protein E yields the protein MTKARSTPDFIIIVVTFVLLAVGVIMVYSSSAVVAAQKGDAFFFTKRQLIFAILGVVSMFVTMNVDYWVWKKWAKPGLFFCFFLLVIVLIIGREVNGAKSWLGFGAFGIQPAEFTKLGMATFLAKWLSDNQKDIGSFTKGLIPTLGIVCVAFGLIMLQPDLGTGTVLLGTSVLMIFIAGARLQHLFGLAFLGLIGFAALIAVAPYRMKRITAFIDPWQDPLGAGYQLIQSLYAIGPGGLMGLGLGMSRQKFLYLPEPYNDFIFSILSEELGFIGGTTVLLLFLLLLWRGMRVAVTAPDLFGSLLACGIIGMVAIQVVINVGVVTGLFPVTGITLPFLSYGGSSLTLMLTGIGVLLNISRYSRA
- the mraY gene encoding phospho-N-acetylmuramoyl-pentapeptide-transferase is translated as MFVPVLFFSIAAAFLIAVLLAPLFIPVLRRLKFGQTIREEGPKGHQKKAGTPTMGGIIILLALAFTVLKFSNWSVEIMLLLLITLGYGLIGFLDDFIKIVLKRNLGLTAKQKLFGQFAIGAVFYYVLTQTGYDTSVSVPGTGIKVELGWMYLPLVLIMTIGTSNAVNLTDGLDGLLAGTSAIAFGAYAIIAWMSSQMNIAIFSAAVVGAVLGFLVFNANPAKVFMGDTGSLALGGALAGVAILTKTEILLIVIGGVFVMEALSVIIQVFSFKTRKKRVFRMSPLHHHYELGGWSEWRVVTVFWFVGLICASLGVYIGVWS
- the ftsL2 gene encoding cell division protein FtsL, coding for MRPYNQGNLATKIRHEAEKTAQKKRVTTVRYGISGAEKLIYFFTVVALVMVSSFLVARYAEISHYNYETISLKGDIKKLNEQNAEMSAKIDELSKPERIRTIAEKMGLTRQDDTVRVFNGGKAAN
- a CDS encoding PASTA domain-containing penicillin-binding protein, coding for MKIQDKIKWRTYLLGGLFTVLLFVIIGRMFWLQNIGSAELLVKARKTWEKSNVINPKRGEIIDRNGQQLAYTGKAYTVIARIAPYENDKKNKDYVQDKQETAAKLAPILGMTSSDILSKLDKKAEQVELRPGGWKIPKEKADQIKALKLPGISLYEETRRYYPYGVFASSVLGYTNLDGQAQMGIELSQDEQLRGEKGSFTFKKDGRGNQLPDGLESYKPAIDGNQITLTLDHSIQSYIEDALNQAASQYKMKGIAAIVADPNTGEILGMGSRPSFNPNAPVGIENYRNLMVGTNFEPGSTFKIATLAAAIEEGVFNPNELYMSGTYNKIKGSKEIRDHNGGQGWGMISFKEGVKHSSNVAFVILGYERLKQERLFNYLQKFGFGEKTGIDLPGEERGLFNVNRHYYARDIASISFGQGVGVTAIQQVAAVGAVANGGKLMKPYVIKEIRDSKTGAIVVQKKPQMVRRVVSENTASQVRDLLDAVVNEKNGTGQPFALPGYHVAGKTGTAQVSRNGRYVPGKYINSFIGFAPKDNPKLLIYVLVDEPDIETPSAGGKIIAAPVFKSIMERSLQYMKLSPDKTAPVVTVQDETAIMPQLVGTSVSQGKGVATQAGLKVEMLGNGAKVVAQYPEASAELTKGSIVYALTTKTGVSLPNLTGKTLRDVMEIGTLLNLNVTGVTGEGYVTSQSIPPGTVVKPGDKLAVTLTPKSSVPPVVPETEKKAGAKDKSTAN
- the murD gene encoding UDP-N-acetylmuramoyl-L-alanine--D-glutamate ligase — encoded protein: MGMERGKQQYEGKQIVVLGMAKSGAAAARVLAECGATVTLNDRKPEAECEGVAELRAAGITVICGGHPDDLIHAGIDLVVKNPGIPYEAPPVQAALAANIPVVTEVEIAYQLSDAPIIGITGSNGKTTTTTLIGEILDAAGLSPVVAGNIGTPLSEQAAHITSEQKLVAELSSFQLKGTKTFRPEIGCLLNVYDAHLDYHKTKDDYIQSKQKLFNNQDASTIAVLNYDNSFCREMADRIESTVLWFSSVEEVTQGCFVRDGMVVFKRPIDGPIAARFVDAPAEEEIIRLDEIALPGAHNLENVLAAVCAARAAGAPVEALRHVLSTFSGVEHRLEFVAEIDGVKYYNDSKATNPEAASRALTSFAAPIVWIGGGLDRGIDFKELVPLLRQHVKAAIVYGQTAEKLLDRAEDAGIIRAERVDTVTDAVNEARRIAQPGDIVLLSPACASWDMYKSFEERGVLFKQSVHKLKTSP